The Bosea beijingensis genome contains the following window.
CGCCGCCGACGCGCTTGGTCGTGTAGAACAGCACATAGGGCTTGGCGGAGTAGGGATCGCGCAGGATGCGCACGCCGGCCCGGTCGACGACGAGGTAGCCGCGCCGGAAGTCGCCGAAGGCGATCGAGACCGCATTGTTGGCGACGTTCGGCATATCCTCCGCCTCGACAAGCGGGAAGCCGAGCAAGGTCGCCGGCGCGCCGGCCGAGGCCGGAGGCTGCCAGAGATAGTTGCCGGTCGAGTCCTTGAACTTGCGGACGGTTCCCTGCGTCTTCCGGTTCATCACGAAGGAAGCGTTCTGGCGGAAGCCTGCCTTCAGCGCATAGACGAGATCGACGAGCACGTCGGAAGGGTTCGAGGCCGGAAAGGCACCAGCGACGCCGGTGTTGAGCACGCCGATATTGCCCCAGCTCCAGCTCGCCTCGGCGACCGTCGGATAGGCCAGGAAGCCCTTCGGCTTGTCGACGCCGTCACCGTTGACGAAGGCGGCGCCCTCCTGCTCGGCGAAAGCGCTCTCGACCTCCTCGGCGATCCACTGGTCGATATCGACGATGGCGTCGTCGAGCAGGGTCTGGGTCGCCGCCGGCATGGCGTAGAGCTCCATGGCCGGGAAGGAAAGTTCGGCCAGGGTCGGTGAAGCGCCCTGCGGCCGCGCCGCGGTCTCGGCCACCCAGCCGGAAGCCGGACCAGTGGTCGAAAACGCCTTCTTGTAGGTGCCGGACGAGATCGTGCGCACCGTGGCAAGCGAGCGGATCGGCGAAACGTTCGCCAGGCGGCGCAGAATCTCGCCCTCGACGGTCGCCGGCGCGAGATAGCCGCCATCCGGTCCGGAGCCGGCGGAGAGCGCCTTGGCCTCCAGCCGCTTCAGCCCTCCGGCCTCACCGGCGCGGACGTAAGCTCCGAAGGCGGCCTTGTGCTCGGCGGTCAGCGGATCGCGCGGGCCGTCCTGGCCGAGTGCCGGGCGGCCGCGCTCCAGCGTCAGCCGGTCGATGCGGCGCATGGTGTCGTCGAGCGCCGCGTCCATGCGGACGAGCTTCTCCTCGGTCAGCGGGTCGACATTCTGGCGCGCCTCGAGCCCGGCGAGGCGCTCCTCATTGGTGGCGCGGTAATTCTCCAACGTGTAGCGCAGGTCCTCGAAAGCCAGCGCGAGATCGCCGCCGGCGGCCTTGGTCTCGGGCGCGGTGTTGAGATGGCTCATGGTCTCTCCTCGGGGTGATGGCTCAGATGAAGGCGGAAGGCCGGGTCGCCTTCACGGCGGCGATCCGGGCCTGGGGCAGCATCGGGAAGGTCACGACCGACACCTCCCAGAG
Protein-coding sequences here:
- a CDS encoding phage major capsid protein, with the translated sequence MSHLNTAPETKAAGGDLALAFEDLRYTLENYRATNEERLAGLEARQNVDPLTEEKLVRMDAALDDTMRRIDRLTLERGRPALGQDGPRDPLTAEHKAAFGAYVRAGEAGGLKRLEAKALSAGSGPDGGYLAPATVEGEILRRLANVSPIRSLATVRTISSGTYKKAFSTTGPASGWVAETAARPQGASPTLAELSFPAMELYAMPAATQTLLDDAIVDIDQWIAEEVESAFAEQEGAAFVNGDGVDKPKGFLAYPTVAEASWSWGNIGVLNTGVAGAFPASNPSDVLVDLVYALKAGFRQNASFVMNRKTQGTVRKFKDSTGNYLWQPPASAGAPATLLGFPLVEAEDMPNVANNAVSIAFGDFRRGYLVVDRAGVRILRDPYSAKPYVLFYTTKRVGGGIQDFAAIKGLKFAV